The Acidobacteriota bacterium genome has a segment encoding these proteins:
- a CDS encoding FAD-dependent oxidoreductase has translation MRGDIADVVVVGGGIIGCSVALELASKQRYPSILLLEKTPYLGDGTSTRNSYVIHAGIYYPPGSMKARFCVEGNRLTYEFCEKHNIACSNTGKLVLASAEEEIPKLEELQRNGTECGAPSLALLSSTEARKLEPNVRAAAALHSPSTGVFDAAQWFRVVEGLLSDWGVTVLKETKLIDVSPADDHFTVATDRRGEVDARYLVNAAGLFSDEIANLVGNSYRIHPCRGDYFTVVEAKSHLVRGAVYPLPEAHGLGIHLTKLTDGTILIGPDSRHVADKDDYSTLPVFDDAGDLRFDSEHFRRFFESARAMLPMLGPEDIRLAHCGIRPRLRPPEDATFQDFSVERDSRHPRMIHCLGIESPGLTAALPIARHVAALIREMDS, from the coding sequence ATGCGTGGGGACATCGCCGACGTGGTCGTCGTGGGGGGAGGGATAATCGGCTGCTCCGTTGCGCTGGAGCTCGCCTCGAAGCAGCGCTACCCGTCCATTCTTCTGCTGGAGAAAACCCCTTACCTCGGCGACGGCACAAGCACGAGAAACAGCTACGTCATCCACGCCGGAATCTATTACCCGCCCGGCTCGATGAAGGCGCGCTTCTGCGTGGAGGGGAACCGGCTCACCTACGAATTCTGCGAGAAACACAACATAGCCTGCTCGAACACGGGAAAGCTCGTTCTGGCCTCCGCGGAGGAGGAGATACCAAAGCTCGAAGAGCTTCAGAGGAACGGCACGGAGTGCGGTGCTCCCTCTTTAGCCCTCCTGAGCTCCACGGAGGCGCGCAAACTGGAGCCCAACGTCCGCGCGGCCGCGGCACTGCACAGCCCGTCCACCGGAGTGTTCGACGCCGCGCAGTGGTTCCGCGTCGTTGAGGGGTTGCTTTCTGACTGGGGCGTCACGGTGCTCAAGGAAACCAAGCTCATCGACGTGAGCCCCGCCGACGACCACTTCACGGTCGCCACGGACCGCCGGGGCGAGGTCGACGCCCGCTACCTGGTCAACGCCGCCGGCCTGTTCTCCGACGAGATAGCCAACCTCGTAGGCAACAGCTACCGCATCCACCCGTGCCGGGGAGACTATTTCACCGTGGTCGAAGCCAAGAGTCACCTGGTCCGCGGGGCGGTGTACCCCTTGCCCGAGGCGCATGGCCTCGGAATCCACCTCACGAAGCTCACCGACGGAACCATTCTAATCGGGCCGGATTCCCGCCACGTCGCCGACAAGGACGACTACTCCACCCTGCCGGTCTTCGACGACGCCGGCGACCTGCGGTTCGACTCCGAGCACTTCAGAAGATTTTTCGAGAGCGCAAGGGCCATGCTCCCCATGCTCGGCCCAGAAGACATCCGGCTCGCGCACTGCGGGATAAGGCCGAGGCTCCGCCCACCAGAAGACGCGACGTTCCAGGATTTTTCCGTGGAGCGCGACAGCCGCCATCCCCGCATGATTCACTGCCTGGGCATCGAGTCGCCGGGATTGACGGCGGCGCTTCCCATCGCCCGGCACGTGGCGGCGCTTATCCGGGAGATGGACTCTTGA